A region of the Stieleria neptunia genome:
TGGCAACCGATTTAGTTTCTCTCCCTCTGGGAGAGACGGCGTTTGCGCAGCAAGCAAACGCCAGAGAGGGCCGGCGGCTTGCGAAAGTCTTGACGACTTCCGCTACGATCAATTCCGCCACTTATACAATCGATATCTCGAGCGGCGAGTGGAGAACACCTGAAGGCGGTCGGTCAGGCCGTGTGGATGGCGCGTTTGTCGACGGCCAGTGCCGCTTCGTGCATCGCTTCGGCCAAGGTCGGGTGGGCGTGGCAGGTTCGCGCGATGTCTTCGCTGCTGGCGCCGTACTCCATCGCCGCGGCGGCTTCGGCGATCATGTCGCCGGCTCGGGCGCCGATGATGTGGACGCCCAGGACGCGGTCGGTTTTGGCATCGGCCAGGATTTTGACGCGGCCGTCGGGTTCGCCCAGGGTTCGGGCGCGGCCGTTGGCGCCGAAGGGGCAGACGCCCTTGTTGTAGGCGACGCCGGCTTCCTTGAGTTCGTCTTCCATCTTTCCGACGCTGGCGATCTCGGGATGCGTGTACACGATCGCGGGGATGACATCGTAGTTTAGATGGGTCTGCATGCCGGCCATCCGTTCGACGCACACGACCGCTTCTTCCATCGCTTTGTGGGCCAGCATCGCGCCGCCGATGCAGTCGCCGGTGGCGAACACGTTTTCGACGGAGGTTTCGAAGTTCTCGTTGACGGGGATGAAACCGTGGCGGTCGGTTTCCAGTCCGATCGATTCCAGGCCGATCGAATCGGTCGCCGGGCGTCTGCCGGTGGCCAGCAACACGCGATCGCAGGTGATCGGGTCGCCGTCTTTGACTTCGACGACGCACTTGTCGCCCTTGACACTTGCCGATTGAACGAAGGTCTTCAGTTGGAACTTGAAGCCTTGTTTCTTGAAGGTCCGCAGCGCGATGTTTGCCAGTTCCGCATCGATGCCGGGGAAGATCCGATCAAAGGCTTCCAGCACGGTGACTTGGC
Encoded here:
- the lpdA gene encoding dihydrolipoyl dehydrogenase; translation: MKTVRHELVVLGGGPAGYVAAIRAAQLGFDTACIDENAQFGGTCVRVGCIPSKALLESSHLYEEAKHRFQDHGLKIGSLDLDLAAMMNRKTKIVDTLTGGIDMLFKKQKVTPYHGRGKLRDLNSIVVQGDEPVVIEADRILLCPGSVPATLRGVEEDGDRIGNSTTALSFPEVPEHLVVIGGGYIGMELGSVWNRLGSQVTVLEAFDRIFPGIDAELANIALRTFKKQGFKFQLKTFVQSASVKGDKCVVEVKDGDPITCDRVLLATGRRPATDSIGLESIGLETDRHGFIPVNENFETSVENVFATGDCIGGAMLAHKAMEEAVVCVERMAGMQTHLNYDVIPAIVYTHPEIASVGKMEDELKEAGVAYNKGVCPFGANGRARTLGEPDGRVKILADAKTDRVLGVHIIGARAGDMIAEAAAAMEYGASSEDIARTCHAHPTLAEAMHEAALAVDKRAIHTA